From Pseudomonas sp. StFLB209, a single genomic window includes:
- the cysW gene encoding sulfate ABC transporter permease subunit CysW → MSHSSVSAASAANDARRGSPVARRILIGLGWLVFLLFLALPLVIVVSQGLKHGLGTFFAAIFEPDALSALKLTLIAVLISVPLNLVFGVAAAWCVSKYSFRGKSILVTLIDLPFSVSPVIAGLVYVLMFGAQGFFGPWLQDHDIQIVFALPGIVLATIFVTVPFVARELIPLMQEQGTQEEEAARLLGANGWQMFWHVTLPNIKWGLIYGVVLCSARAMGEFGAVSVVSGHIRGVTNTLPLHVEILYNEYNHVAAFAVASLLLVLALFILLLKQWSESRINRLRQSAAEE, encoded by the coding sequence ATGTCTCATTCGTCGGTTTCCGCCGCCAGTGCAGCCAACGATGCCCGTCGTGGCAGCCCGGTGGCCCGCCGCATCCTGATCGGCCTCGGCTGGCTGGTCTTTCTGTTGTTTCTGGCTCTGCCGCTGGTCATCGTGGTATCCCAAGGCCTCAAGCATGGCCTGGGGACGTTCTTTGCGGCGATCTTCGAGCCTGATGCCCTGTCGGCGCTCAAGCTTACGCTGATCGCGGTACTGATCTCGGTGCCACTGAACCTGGTATTCGGGGTGGCGGCGGCCTGGTGCGTCAGCAAGTACTCGTTCCGCGGCAAAAGTATCCTGGTCACCCTGATCGACCTGCCGTTCTCGGTGTCGCCGGTCATCGCCGGTCTGGTCTATGTGCTGATGTTCGGCGCCCAGGGCTTTTTCGGCCCCTGGCTGCAGGATCACGATATCCAGATCGTGTTTGCCCTGCCGGGTATCGTGCTGGCGACCATCTTCGTCACCGTGCCTTTCGTCGCCCGTGAACTGATCCCGCTGATGCAGGAGCAGGGCACTCAAGAGGAGGAGGCTGCGCGCCTGCTGGGTGCCAACGGCTGGCAGATGTTCTGGCATGTGACCCTGCCGAACATCAAGTGGGGGCTGATCTATGGCGTGGTGCTGTGTAGCGCGCGGGCCATGGGCGAGTTCGGTGCGGTGTCGGTGGTGTCCGGACACATCCGTGGCGTGACCAACACCTTGCCGCTGCACGTCGAGATCCTCTACAACGAATACAACCACGTCGCGGCCTTCGCGGTTGCGAGTCTGTTGCTGGTCCTGGCGCTGTTCATCCTGCTGCTCAAGCAGTGGAGCGAATCACGCATTAACCGTCTGCGCCAAAGCGCGGCGGAGGAATAA
- the cysT gene encoding sulfate ABC transporter permease subunit CysT, which translates to MSRRISPVIPGFGLTLGYTLVYLSLIVLIPLAAMFIHAAQLTWDQFWTIITAPRVIAALKLSFGTAFYAAVINGVIGTLLAWVLVRYTFPGRKIIDAMIDLPFALPTAVAGIALTALYAPNGWVGQFATDLGFKIAYTPLGITLALTFVTLPFVVRTVQPVLADIPREVEEAAACLGARPWQVARHVLLPALLPAWLTGFALAFARGVGEYGSVIFIAGNMPMKTEILPLLIMVKLDQYDYTGATAIGVMMLVVSFILLLLINLLQRRIETPN; encoded by the coding sequence ATGTCGCGTCGTATATCTCCCGTCATACCCGGCTTCGGGCTGACGCTGGGCTACACCTTGGTGTACCTCAGTCTGATTGTTCTAATACCGCTGGCGGCGATGTTCATTCATGCTGCGCAGCTGACCTGGGATCAGTTCTGGACCATCATCACCGCACCACGGGTGATCGCGGCCCTGAAACTGAGTTTCGGTACGGCGTTCTACGCCGCCGTCATCAATGGTGTGATCGGCACCCTATTGGCCTGGGTGCTGGTGCGTTACACCTTCCCGGGGCGCAAGATCATCGATGCGATGATCGACTTGCCGTTCGCCCTGCCCACGGCTGTTGCCGGTATCGCGCTGACCGCACTTTATGCACCCAATGGCTGGGTCGGGCAGTTCGCCACTGACCTGGGATTCAAGATCGCCTATACGCCGCTGGGTATTACCCTGGCGTTGACCTTCGTGACCCTGCCGTTCGTGGTGCGTACCGTACAGCCGGTGCTGGCCGACATCCCGCGTGAAGTCGAAGAAGCCGCCGCCTGTCTGGGTGCCCGCCCTTGGCAAGTGGCACGCCATGTACTGCTGCCGGCGTTACTGCCGGCCTGGCTGACCGGTTTCGCCCTGGCGTTTGCCCGTGGTGTGGGCGAGTACGGTTCGGTGATCTTCATCGCCGGCAACATGCCAATGAAGACCGAGATCCTGCCCTTGCTGATCATGGTCAAGCTCGACCAGTACGACTACACCGGCGCCACCGCCATCGGCGTGATGATGCTGGTGGTTTCCTTCATCCTGCTGCTGCTGATCAACCTGCTGCAGCGGCGTATCGAAACCCCGAACTGA